A genomic stretch from Poecilia reticulata strain Guanapo linkage group LG20, Guppy_female_1.0+MT, whole genome shotgun sequence includes:
- the cpb1 gene encoding carboxypeptidase B: MKLLLFFGFVAVAVAEVTRFEGDKVFRLKPTLDAHVTLIKDLAKSIELDFWSPDSEDLVTIDISVDIHVPARYLDMVYITLEQGGVAHEILIDDFQSAVDGQADSGASPRAHSYTKYNTWSEIEAWADTISSSNPSLLSKQIIGNTYEGRSMVLLKVGKSSASPKPAIFIDCGIHAREWISPAFCQWFVNEAVTTYGSDSAMTSLLNDMDVYVLPVFNIDGYVFTHTNDRMWRKTRSRNSGSSCMGTDPNRNFDAGWCTIGASSNPCSETFCGSTPESEIESKNVANFIRNNKSTIKAYLTIHSYSQLLLFPYSYTYGLAADHSELLKVAEGASAALTSLYGTRYTSGPGAATIYPAAGGSDDWAYDLGVKYSYTFELRDTGYYGFLLPESQIKPTCEETMLAVKYIAAHVQKNLY, encoded by the exons ATGAAGCTCTTGTTGTTTTTCGGATTTGTGGCTGTCGCCGTGGCTGAAGTCACTCGCTTTGAGGg AGACAAAGTCTTCCGACTGAAGCCGACCCTGGATGCGCACGTGACCCTCATTAAGGATCTGGCTAAGAGCATTGAG CTCGACTTCTGGAGCCCCGACAGTGAGGATCTGGTGACTATCGACATCAGTGTGGACATCCACGTGCCTGCCAGGTACCTCGACATGGTGTACATCACGTTGGAGCAGGGTGGCGTTGCACATGA GATTCTCATCGATGACTTTCAGTCTGCTGTCGACGGCCAGGCTGACAGCGGTGCCTCTCCCAGAGCTCACAGCTACACCAAGTACAACACCTGGAGTGAA attgAGGCATGGGCCGACACCATCAGCTCCTCCAACCCCTCCCTGCTGAGCAAGCAGATCATTGGAAACACTTATGAGGGACGTTCAATGGTTCTCCTCAAG GTTGGCAAGTCATCCGCCTCACCTAAACCCGCTATCTTCATTGACTGTGGCATCCATGCTAGAGAGTGGATTTCTCCTGCTTTCTGTCAGTGGTTTGTCAATGAG GCCGTCACTACCTACGGCAGTGATTCTGCCATGACCAGCCTGCTCAACGACATGGATGTCTATGTTCTGCCCGTCTTTAACATCGATGGCTACGTGTTCACTCACACGAAC GACAGGATGTGGAGAAAGACTCGTTCCAGGAACTCTGGCTCATCTTGCATGGGAACTGATCCCAACAGGAACTTTGACGCTGGCTGGTGCA CCATTGGCGCTTCCAGCAACCCTTGCAGTGAAACCTTCTGCGGCAGCACCCCTGAGTCAGAGATCGAATCAAAGAATGTCGCCAACTTCATCCGCAACAACAAGTCCACCATCAAGGCCTACCTCACCATTCACTCATACTCCCAGCTGCTCCTCTTCCCTTACTCCTACACCTATGGCTTGGCTGCAGACCACAGTGAGCTG TTGAAGGTTGCTGAAGGAGCCAGTGCTGCTCTGACTAGCCTGTATGGTACCCGTTACACCAGCGGACCAGGAGCTGCCACTATCT ACCCCGCTGCCGGAGGCTCTGACGACTGGGCCTATGACCTGGGAGTAAAATATTCCTACACCTTTGAGCTGCGCGACACTGGTTATTATGGCTTCCTGCTGCCCGAGTCTCAGATCAAGCCCACATGTGAGGAGACCATGCTGGCCGTCAAGTACATCGCCGCCCACGTGCAGAAGAACCTCTATTAA
- the LOC103456547 gene encoding type-1 angiotensin II receptor produces MPNQTRGEPAGINLTCGMSGSHEFIFTLVPIVYAFNFVIGIIGNSMVVAVIYCYMKLKTVANIFVLNLAVSDLTFVITLPMWATFAAMGYHWPFGGFLCKTAAGLVMFNLYTSIFFLTALSIDRYLAIVHPVRSRRFRTVVYAHITCVMIWLFAFLLSVPIALTRDVHYIENSKTIVCGTLHPNDKDVKRLNNLLLCISLMKSLLGFLIPFVIIITCYCLIGRALLRVEHIQKSSCSRDDEVLHMLAAAVLAFFLCWAPHQVFHFMQMLTQLILADNCTILEIIDTAMPFTICIAYFNSCVNPIVYSFVGRNFRKNLLRLLRCSPGGVARPHPSITSKMSALSFRASEALSLTVKNSVSCDVK; encoded by the coding sequence ATGCCGAACCAAACGAGAGGCGAGCCAGCGGGAATAAACCTGACATGTGGCATGTCTGGAAGCCACGAGTTCATCTTCACCCTGGTGCCCATCGTCTACGCCTTCAACTTTGTCATCGGCATCATCGGAAACAGCATGGTGGTAGCGGTCATCTactgctacatgaagctcaaaACGGTGGCCAATATCTTTGTCCTCAACCTCGCCGTGTCTGATCTCACCTTCGTCATCACTCTGCCCATGTGGGCGACCTTTGCGGCCATGGGTTACCACTGGCCTTTTGGAGGGTTTCTGTGCAAGACTGCCGCTGGACTGGTTATGTTCAACCTCTACACGAGCATCTTTTTCCTCACGGCACTCAGCATTGACCGTTACCTGGCCATTGTGCACCCGGTGCGGTCCCGGCGGTTTCGCACCGTGGTGTACGCGCACATCACTTGTGTGATGATCTGGCTGTTTGCCTTTTTGCTCAGCGTTCCCATAGCCTTGACCAGGGATGTCCACTACATCGAAAACTCTAAAACCATAGTTTGTGGCACCCTGCACCCAAACGACAAAGACGTCAAAAGGCTAAACAATCTCCTCCTGTGCATCAGCCTCATGAAAAGCCTGCTGGGTTTTCTGATACCTtttgtcatcatcatcacttGCTACTGTCTTATTGGACGGGCCCTGCTAAGGGTGGAGCATATCCAGAAAAGCTCCTGCTCCCGGGACGACGAGGTGCTGCACATGCTCGCAGCAGCTGTCCTGGCCTTCTTCCTGTGCTGGGCACCCCACCAAGTATTTCACTTCATGCAGATGCTCACTCAGCTTATCTTGGCTGACAATTGCACCATCCTGGAAATCATTGACACTGCCATGCCGTTCACCATTTGCATTGCCTACTTCAACAGCTGCGTCAACCCCATCGTGTACAGCTTTGTAGGACGCAACTTTCGCAAGAACCTACTGAGACTGCTGCGATGCTCTCCAGGCGGTGTGGCAAGGCCTCATCCCAGCATCACCTCTAAGATGAGCGCGCTCTCTTTTCGTGCCTCTGAAGCACTGAGCCTCACTGTCAAGAACAGCGTTTCCTGCGATGTCAAATGA